CGCGCCGCGGTCGGGTTCCTGACGCGACTGCCGGTCCCTCACCGCGAGGGTGACTGGGACGCGTTCCGCTCGCGGCCCGCCGCGTTTCCGATCGTCGGCCTCGTTTCGGGGTCGCTGGCGGCGATGCCGCTGCTCGCCGTCGACGTACTGCCGGCGTCGACCGTCGCGCTCGGCTACCTGCTCGCGGTCTATGCCGTGACTGGTGTCCACCACCTCGACGGGATCGCCGACCTCGGCGACGCCCTCGTCGTCCACGGTGATCAGGAGCGGCGGCGCGAGGTGCTGAAGGATACGACGACCGGTGTCGGCGCCGTGCTTGCAGTAGCGCTGACCGTGGCCGCTCTCGCCCTCGCGGGGCTCGGGCTGGCGGATCTGCCGCCGCTGACGGCGGTCGGGATCGCGATCGGCGCCGAGATCGGCGCGAAACTCGGGATGGCCGCGATGGCCTGCTTCGGCACCGCGGAGTTCGAGGGGATGGGCCGGCAGTTCACCGAGGCGTCGACGCCGGGACGGTTCGTCGTTCCGACGGGTGTCCTCGCCGGTGTAACTGTCCTCGTCTGGCCCGACCCGGCCGCTGTGGCACCGTGGAGTGCGCTCGCCGGAATCGGCCTGCCCTGGTACTGGGCGAACCGCAGCCTCGGCGGCATCAACGGCGACATCTTCGGCGCCGCGAACGAGATCGGCCGCATCGTCGGCGTTCACGCGGGGGTGATCGCGTGGACGCTCTCGTGATGTGCGGCGGAAAGGGAACGCGCCTCGAGAGCCCCCACGAGAAACCCCTGCATCCGATCGGCGGTACACCGATGGTCGATCGCGTCGTGGCGGCGCTCGCGGAGAGTCGCGTCGAGACGATATCCGTCGCCGTCTCGCCGAACGCACCCGAGACGCGGGCCCACCTCGAGCGCGCCGCGCGCGAGCGCGAAGCCCTGACGACTGTCGAGACGCCGGGCGAGGGGTACGTTACAGATTTGATGCAGGTCCTCGAGCGCGACGACGTCTCGACGCCGATCCTCACCGTCGCCGCCGATCTCCCGCTGCTCGAGGCGCCGGTCGTCGATCGGGTGCTCGCCCGCCACCGTGACAGTGACCGGTCGCGGACCGTCTGCGTCCCCGTCGCACTCAAACGACGGCTCGGCGTCAGCGTGGACGCGCGCCTCGAGTCGCGCTCGCATCTCGCGCCGACGGGCCTCAACGTCGTCGGCGACGCCGACGCCGATTCGATCGACATCCATTACGATCCGCGACTCGCAGTGAACGTCAACCGACTCGAAGACGCACGGATCGCAGCCGAGCGAATACCGAACCGAACGGGCGAACCCGTACGAGATCGAGACGAACCCGACACGCAGTAATACGGAGACAACACGATGCGCGTACTACTCGCAGCCGGCACGACCGACACCGCACTGATCGAGGGGATAAGCGCCGCCGGCGCGTCCCCGGAACTGATGGCCCACACGCCCGCGGCCGACGCCGAGATTCTCGCCTACGGCGAGCCGACCCGCGCGCCCGTGACGCCGGTGAGTCCGACGGGCTGTCCGACGCCCGCGGCGGTCACTCGCGCCGTGCGAGAAACGGTTGGCTTCGACATCGCGATCGTCGACGCCGGCCTCGCCGAGCCGACGACCGCGCCGACGGTCGGTATCGGGGACGTCGCGCCGGGTGCGGACGTTCGCGAAGACGAGGCCGTCTCGGACGCTGGGGCGATCTTCGACCGCGCGCACGGGTACGGCACGAGCCTCCCCGACGACGACCTCCTGATCGGAGAGACGATTCCCGGCGGGACCACCACGGCGCTGGGCGTTCTCACCGCGCTCGGCGAACCGATCGGCGTCTCCTCCTCGCTCCCCGAGAACCCCCTCGAGCACAAGCGCCGGGTGGTCGACGAGGGACTCGCAGCCAGCGACCTCGAGCCCGGCGCGTGCGCGGGAGCACCGCTCGAGGCGATCCGCGCCGTCGGCGATCCCGTCCAGCCGACGGTAGCCGGCGTCGCGGCCGGCGCGCTCGAGTCCGGCACCGGGGTGACGCTCGCGGGCGGCACGCAGATGATTGCCGTCGCCGCCCTCTTGCGCCACGCCGGCGTCGATGCACCGCTGTCGATCGCGACGACGTCGTTCGTCGCCGATGAGCGGGGGGACGATCTCGAGGCCGCTTGCGAGCGTCTCGACTGTGAGCTAACGGTGACGGACCCCGGATTCGCCGATCACGAGCGCGACCACGTCGCGATGAACCGCTACTGTGCCGGCGAGGCGAAGGAGGGCGTCGCGATGGGCGGTGCGCTCTCCCTTGTGCCGGACGGACAAATGGCCGACGTGCGCAATCAGTTCGAGACGGTCTGTTCGCGGCTCGGGATCGACGCCGAACAGGGAGGACAGCACGACGACGAAGAATGCGGAGGTGACTGATACCGTGGACCCTGCCGCGATCCGCACCGCCGAGCGCGTCCCCCACGGCGGCGAGACCGACACGGACATCCTCGATTTCTCGGCGAACACGAACCCCCGAATACCCGACGGCGTCGAGGGCGTCTACGCCGACGCCCTCGAGGATGCCCGGCGCTACCCGGACGACGACTACCCCGATTTCCGCGCCGCGGCCGCCGGGTTCGTCGGCTGCGAACCCGACGACGTGGTTCCGACGCCCGGCGGACTGGCGGCGATTCGGCTCGCTATCGAAATCACGCTCGAGCCCGGCGACGAGGCCCTGGTTCCCTACCCGAGTTTCGGCGAGTACGCCCGCGAGGTTCGACTGCAGGGCGCACAGCCGCGGTTCATTCGGTACGACGACCTGTTCGCCCTCGAGCGCGAGGGCCTCGAGTCGGCTGCGCTCGCGGTCGTCTGCACGCCGAACAATCCGACGGGCGAGGCGGCCGATCCCGACGAACTGGCCGCCTTCGCGGCTCGGTGCGAGCGGGCGGGCACGACGCTGTTGGTCGACGAGGCGTTTCTCGGCTTCACCGACCTGCCGTCGGCGGCCACCCTCGCGCGGGACCGCGACCTCGAGAACGTGATCGTCGCGCGTTCGTTGACCAAACTGTTCGGACTCCCCGGGTTGCGGGCGGGCTTCGCTGTTGCGACCGGCGAGCGGCGCGACGCGCTCGAGACGGCCCGCCGCGCGTGGTCGCTCGGGACGCCGGCCGCGCGGGTTGGCGCCCACTGCCTTCGGCAGGACGAGTTCGTCCGGGAGACGCGCGAGCGCGTCGCGAGCGAGCGCGAGCGACTGCGCGAGGCGCTCGGCGAGCGGTTCGACGTCTACTCGTCGGACGCCCCGTACCTCCTGTGTGACGTCGGCGACCGCGACGTCGCTGACGTGATCGCATCGGCCCGCGACCGCGGGGTTGCGATTCGGGACGCGACGACTTTCCGCGGCCTCGAGTCCCACGTTCGCGTCGCCGTCAAGGATCGCGCGGCGAACGACGAACTGCTCGCAGCGCTCGGTGTGCAGGGCAACCGCGACCGATGACGATGGAGACGACCGACGACAGCGATCGCGAGCGCGCGTACGAGGCGGAGCGTCGGGACGGCGTCCTCCGGGTTCGTCGCTCCGATCATGACGCCGACGCCGAGTGGCTCTCGACCGGCTGGAACGGCGGCCGCCGGACCGCCGACTGCGCGTACAACGTCTCGGTTCCGGACGGCTGGGATCGGACCGATCTCGAGGCGTACGTCGACGAACGGCTCGAGCGGGCGGACTTCGCCGATAGCGGCGACGGAGACGGTACTGCCGTCGCCGGTGGCGAGGACGAAACCCGCGACGCCGGCGGCGAGCCGCCCGTCCTGCTGACCGGCGTCGACCTCGAGGACGCCCGCGGTGCCCAGTGTGGCCCGGTAACGGTCTACGCCACCGCCGGCATTTCGAATCCGGCGGCGCTGCCGATGGCCCCCGATGCTTCGACCGATGCCGACGCGGATCCGGGACCGGACTCGGACTTCGACTCGGAATTGGATCCGACCGGCACCGTCAACCTCATCGTCGGGACGACGCGGGCCCTCGAGCCCGGCGCGCTGGCGAACCTGATCGCCGTCGCCGCGGAGGCGAAGGCGGCGACGCTGCTCGCGGCGACCGGATTTCCCGGCACCACGACTGACGCGGTCGTCGTCGGCCACGATCCGTCGGGTCCGGCCACCTCGTTTTCGGGTTCGGGAACGGCGGTCGGCGCGGCGACGCGGGCTTGCGTCCGCGACGCCGTTCGAGCGTCGCTGCGCGCACACTACGCGGGAATCGACCAACAGGTACCGTCGTCGGTCGACGCGGCGACCCACGGCGTCTCGACGGACGTTCGCGCCAGCGTGTTTCGACCGACGCCGTCCGACGGGTCGCCGGGGCAGGGCAATTAAACGCGTTCGCCGCTAACGACTGCTCGATGGGAGAGGACGGAACCGACGAGAGCGATCCAACCCGGATCCGGTCGCTCGCCGTATCGGCGGAAGACGCCGTCAACGCGTACGCCTACGGGCAGGAGAACCCCGGCGAGGCCGTCCTCCGCGTGACCTCGCCGTTCCACGGCCGGATGCGGGCGCGGCTTCACGTCTATCGAGTCGACGATACGCAGGTAACCGGGGCGATCCACGTTCCGCCCGAAGACGTCATCGCGGACGACGTGCTGGCGGCGTATCCGCACCTCGAGGACGAATTCGACGACCTCGCGGCGGACACTCTCGATGAGCTGGACGACGCGGAAGCCGAACGGCTCCGAAAACGCCACGCCGAGGCCGTCGAAGAGTGGCAGGAGCGGGCCGAAGCCGCCATCGTCGAGACGGTGACGCTCGAGACCGACGACGGGCCCCACCAGGTCGACGTAAAACGACTCGGCTGAGCCGCGCAGTAGCACGACTGTCGGAGCGCCACGACCGAGTCGACGACACGGATTTGGAGGGGACACGTCTCATGTCCTGCACTTTCACTTTCACTCCGGACGGATCGGTTTGACGTACCGTCTGTCCAATTGAGAGGTATGGCACTGATCGTAGACGCGGCCGACGACCGGAGCGAGGTGGACAGCCGACGCGAAGGGACCGTGACGACCGCCGAGCGGCGTCGTCGCATCGACGTGACCGACCTCCGGACGGCCGGCATCGAGGAGTTCGTCCGCGCGAACGTCTCGACCGAACGCGTCTCGCTCGAGCACTGCGGCGCGCGGACGTATCTCGTGCTCGAGGAGTGAGACGCAGCCCGCTGCTGACGGGGCGATAGACGTACTGACTCGAGTGCAAACTGTACCGACTGCTATCGACCCGTTAGCGGAATCGTCGGTAGGCCCGGAGCAGGAGCGAGACGGCGGTGCCGAAGCCGGGAATCCGCGACGAGGCGAGCGCGGAGCCCAGCAGGAGGACGCCGCTCTTGGGTCGGCCCTTCGAAAACTCCATGACGGCGTCGATGAGCGTCGTGACGACGCCGGCGTTTTTCAGCAGTTTCGTGCGGTTGGACGTAGCTGTCATGGGTCTAGCGAGAACGAGCAGCGAGAAACGGATCGGGGTTGCATATGCCACGAACGAGCTTCGTGTCGTCGCGGTCGGCACGGACGCACGTCTCAGTCGAAGGCGGCGACCAGCGTCCCGTCGGTGAGCGGATCGGGCGCTTCCGATTCCAACTCGCCGGTCTTCCCCGGACGCGCCTCGGGGAACCCGGCCCTGGCGACGCCGGTCTCGTCGACCGCGTACACGACGCCGCCGTAGCCGATGTCGGCGGCCCATTTCTGACCGTTTCCGGACACGCCCGCGGTCGCACCGGCGGCTCGAAGGAGGAAAACGTGCGTAATCCCGTCCGTTCGGTCGAACGTCTCGCGCGCTCTAACGGCGTGGCTAATGCTGAGGATCGCGCCGTCCGACCCCTGCCGATCGCAGAGGACGTCGTGAGTCAGGTGCGCGTGATCGAACGCCTCGACGTACTCGACGACGGCGTCGTCGGCGAACGAGTCCGGGGGATCGGGGTACGGGATCGTCGTTGCCGTTTCGGCCGTCTCCGTTTCGCCGCCGGACTTGACCGTGACCGTTTCCGACTCGAGTTCACACTCCGGTCGCGTCGGTTCGGTCTCGAAGTGGCTACGAACCGTCCCGTCGGTCGAGCCGGTCGACCCGTTCGCGGTCGCCGCGTGCTGCTCGTCGCCCGTCTCGCCGCCGGCGTTCCCGCCGTCCGTCCGATCGCTCACACAGCCGGCGAGGGCGCCCGTCGTCGTTCCGACCGCAGCCAGTATCGTCCGTCGGTTCATCGGTTCGTATGCTGTCAGACGGCGTATAAAAACCGGCGCAGCGTGAAACGATCCTTTCAGCTTGGCCGCGGTCGCGGGAACCCTGCCATCGCATCCTCGTAAGTCCTCGAGCACCGAGTCCGTCGCCGGAATCGGTACCACTAATCCGCCGGACGCCCCAGCGCCGATAATGCGACTCGCGAGACTCGAGACATCCGATGGACCGGTACGCGGACGCTACGAGGACGGCGTCGTCCACGCGGACGACGAGACGTACGCGGTCGGCGAGGACGGCGACCTCCTGCCGCCCTGCGAGCCCTCCGCGCTGTACTGCGTCGGCCGCAACTACGCCGAGACCTTGGAGCAGATGGAGTACGAGCGCCCCGAGGAACCCGACTTCTTCATCAAGCCGCCGGCGTCGCTGCTGGCCCACGAGGAGCCCATCGAGTACCCCGAATTTACGAACGAACTCACCTACGCCGGCGAACTGGCCGCGGTGATCGACGAGCGCTGCCACGACGTTTCCGAGGCCGAAGTGCCCGACGTCGTGCGGGGCTACACCATCATGAACGACGTCGACGCGCTCGACCAGCAGGGGCGGACTGCGCGGAAGGCCTTCGACGGTTCCGGCCCGCTCGGGCCGTGGCTCGAAACGGACCTCGATCCGCGGGGGATCGACATGCACACGGACGTCGCGGGCGAGCGCCGGCAGGAGGCGAACACGGAACTGATGCTGTTCGATCCCTACGAGGTCGTCTCCTACCTCTCGCGGCGGTTTACCTTCCGGCCGGGCGACGTGATCGCCTTCGGCAGCCCGGCGAATCCGGGACTGGTCGAACCCGGCGACACGGTCGAGATCACCTACGAGGGCGTCGGAACGCTGCGGAATACGGTGATCGAGGCGGACGAAACCGCCTGAACCAGACGGCGAGACCGAAACCGCCGTATCCCGCGTCCCGTCGATCGACGGAATCGGAATCAGCTCACGCCGCGTTCCGCTGCGCGTTTGGCGGCGACGCTAAGGGCCCGCCCGTAGTAGCCGATCCATCCCATGGCCTCCCCTCGAGACCGAACGGCGACCGATCGGCGGACGGAATCGGACCGGCTGGATCCGTTCGCGTCCGGTATCGACCGACGACGCCTCATGCGCTCGTCGGCTGCGGGCGCGAGCGCCGCCGTCGCCGGCTGCCTCGGCGACGGTGCGGCCGTGGAGCGCGAACCGACCGTCTACGTCTTCAACAACGGCGACCGGACGGTGACCGTCGTCGACGCGGAGCGCGACGAGGCCCTCGAGACGGTCCACGTCGACACCACCGCGTCGTTTCCGGCCAACCAGTACGGCACGGGCGCGGACTCCGAGTACGACGTCCTCTGGCTCAACGTCGACGGCGGCGTCGCGGCGCTGGACGCGCACACGCTCGAGGAGGTCGCCCGCGTCGAGACCGGCTTCGAGCCGAACTATCCCAACCTGACGCCGGACGAGGAGCACCTGCTCGTCGCCGCGGGCGGGACGACGACGCTAGATCCCGATCCCGAATCGGACGGCGCCGACGAATCGGACGAGTCGGCGGCCGCCGAGGACCACGCGATCGTTCGAATCGACGCCGACCGCGACGGGGATACCTTCGGCGAGGTCACTGAGGAGATCCGAACCGGCTATACCGGTCCGTGCGACGCGACGCTCGACCCGGGCGGCGAGTACGCGTTCGTCCCCGAGATCGCCGCCGAACGGCTTCGGGTCGTCGAGGTAGACCCCTTCGAGACCGCGGCCGAGGTCGACGTCGGCGAACCCGCGGGGGACGGACAGGTGTTGCCGTTCATGGCGACGGCGTCGTTCGACGGCGACCTGCTGCTGGTCGAGAACGGCGAGGGCGCGCTCGGTCCCGATCCCGAGGTGCCCCGCGAGGGGTCCGAGAGCATCTGGGACGTGTCGACGCCCACCGAACCCGTCGAACTCGAGCGCATCACGCGTTCGGACGGCCTGCCGGCGACGCCGATCACGAGCGAGATCGGTCCGGAGTGCGAGACGGGCTACCTGTTCACGCCGGACGCCGAGGCCGTGACGGTCCTCGACCTCGAGGACCGCGAAGTCGACCGCGTCCTCGACGTCGGCGGGAGCGCGATTTCGGGCGCGTGGGGGCCGCGCCGGGAGAAGCTGTACGTGCCGGTCCAGACGGCGAACCGCGTCGCCGTCGTCGATCACGCGCGCCGCGAGGTCGTCGCGACGATCGACGCGGGCGAGTCCCCGACCGGTGCGGTCGGCGGGATGGTCCGGCCCGAGACGAGCGCGGACCAGCGGCTCCGGGCCGCACTCGCCGGACTGGGCCTCGAGTTCGGCGAGCGGGAGGCGACGGCGTGTCCCGACGGGAACTGTTACTGCGGCTGACGGAGCGTCCGCCGCGGCGCCGCAGCGCCGACCCCGGTCGCAGCCGCGAGGAGCAACACACTTCCGCGCGCGGTCCCTCCCCACTGCCGTGAGCACCGAGGAGGCCCCGCGCCGCGTGGAAGTCTACCCCGACCGCGAGGTCGTCGTCGAGTTCGACCCCGACCTCACCTTCGAGTGCGTCGACGACTGCACCTGGTGTTGTCACCACGGGGTCTTGCTCTACGACAAGGATTTACTCGAGTTAGCCCAGCGGGCGAACCTCGCCGAGACGACGACCGACTTTCGCGGCGAGAAGTTCGTCACCCGCGAGGAGAAGGGACGCGAGGACCACGTCGCCGAGGACGGCTGTGCCTGCGCCTTCCTTCGCGAGGACGGACTCTGTTCGCTGCATCTTGAGGAAGACTGGAAGCCGACTCGGTGTTCAGTGTTCCCGCTCGGCGTCTGGCGCGAGGACGGCGACCTCCACGTCGACATCCGCGATTCGGCCCACGACCACTGCGAGGGACTGAACGTCAGCGAGCGGTCGGTCATCGACAACCTCGAGGCCTTCCTCCCCGAGGTGCTGTGGGAACTCGAGAATCCGGATTCGGACCGCGAACTGTAACCGGTGCGTCCGTCGACGCTCGTTTTCCGAACCCCAGCGTCTCGAAAACGAATTTTCGGTATCGGGAGGCGTGTTACCACGACTCTCCAACCTTTTAAACGTCTTCGGTGCGTAGTTATCTTGTGACAGAAAACTCCGGGCGTCGGAACCTCCGTATGCCCAACAACGATGAAGTATTCGCCGTCGTCACCGAACACCTCGGTGGAAACCACGTTCAGCTTCGCTGCGAGGACGGCGAGGAGCGTCTGGGCCGCATCCCCGGACGGATGAAATACCGAACCTGGATCGAGCAAGACGACATCGTCGTCGCCGAACCCTGGGACTGGCAGGACGAGAAGGCCACCATCGAGTGGCGCTACACCAGCCAGGACGCGGACCAGCTCCGCCGCGAAGGTCACATTGACTGATAGCGGTCGCAGCGCTGACTAATTTCGTCGCTTTCTCCGCTAGTACTGGGCTCCGAGAGCGTACGCCGCGATAGCAGTGCCGTTGTGCGTACGGGGAGTGCACCGTCTGCTACTGCGCTCGATTTCCGATAGCAGTCGCTACCCGGGAACCCATCCAAAAATCGCACCGCTCACCGCGTCGAAGCAACCGAATCCGACCGCGTCAGTGGTAGCCGCGCTGGGTCTGGTGCATCATGTCCCACAGCGCGTCCTCGATGGACTCGTCGGTCTGTTCCTCGAGCTTTTCGTACAGTTGTTCCGAGACGGTGACTTCCGGCATCGTTTCTCCGTACGCGATCCGGCCTTGTAAAACTACTCGGATACGAAACTGAGTTAATTATTGCGGTGACGGTCACCGCTCGATACCGGTTCCGATCGATCGTGCCTACCGCGTCGCGCGTTTCCACTCCCGCAGCCCGAGCACCGATCCGTCGAGGTCGTCCGCGTCGGCCTCGGTCGCCGCCCAGACGAACAGCTCCGCGACGTCGGCTGGGTCGCGGCCGGTACCGCCCGTCAGGTCCGTCGCGACGTGCCCCGGATCGAGACAGCCGACGACGTAGTCGGTGTCGGCGGCGAATCCGCGAACGACGGCTTCGGCGGTCGCCTTCGAAATGGCGTAGGACCCGTACCCAGGAGCGGACTTACGGGCGACCGGTCCGG
This portion of the Halopiger aswanensis genome encodes:
- the cobS gene encoding adenosylcobinamide-GDP ribazoletransferase, with the protein product MTARGRGWPGAIRAAVGFLTRLPVPHREGDWDAFRSRPAAFPIVGLVSGSLAAMPLLAVDVLPASTVALGYLLAVYAVTGVHHLDGIADLGDALVVHGDQERRREVLKDTTTGVGAVLAVALTVAALALAGLGLADLPPLTAVGIAIGAEIGAKLGMAAMACFGTAEFEGMGRQFTEASTPGRFVVPTGVLAGVTVLVWPDPAAVAPWSALAGIGLPWYWANRSLGGINGDIFGAANEIGRIVGVHAGVIAWTLS
- a CDS encoding NTP transferase domain-containing protein, producing the protein MCGGKGTRLESPHEKPLHPIGGTPMVDRVVAALAESRVETISVAVSPNAPETRAHLERAAREREALTTVETPGEGYVTDLMQVLERDDVSTPILTVAADLPLLEAPVVDRVLARHRDSDRSRTVCVPVALKRRLGVSVDARLESRSHLAPTGLNVVGDADADSIDIHYDPRLAVNVNRLEDARIAAERIPNRTGEPVRDRDEPDTQ
- a CDS encoding nicotinate-nucleotide--dimethylbenzimidazole phosphoribosyltransferase, whose amino-acid sequence is MRVLLAAGTTDTALIEGISAAGASPELMAHTPAADAEILAYGEPTRAPVTPVSPTGCPTPAAVTRAVRETVGFDIAIVDAGLAEPTTAPTVGIGDVAPGADVREDEAVSDAGAIFDRAHGYGTSLPDDDLLIGETIPGGTTTALGVLTALGEPIGVSSSLPENPLEHKRRVVDEGLAASDLEPGACAGAPLEAIRAVGDPVQPTVAGVAAGALESGTGVTLAGGTQMIAVAALLRHAGVDAPLSIATTSFVADERGDDLEAACERLDCELTVTDPGFADHERDHVAMNRYCAGEAKEGVAMGGALSLVPDGQMADVRNQFETVCSRLGIDAEQGGQHDDEECGGD
- the cobD gene encoding threonine-phosphate decarboxylase CobD → MDPAAIRTAERVPHGGETDTDILDFSANTNPRIPDGVEGVYADALEDARRYPDDDYPDFRAAAAGFVGCEPDDVVPTPGGLAAIRLAIEITLEPGDEALVPYPSFGEYAREVRLQGAQPRFIRYDDLFALEREGLESAALAVVCTPNNPTGEAADPDELAAFAARCERAGTTLLVDEAFLGFTDLPSAATLARDRDLENVIVARSLTKLFGLPGLRAGFAVATGERRDALETARRAWSLGTPAARVGAHCLRQDEFVRETRERVASERERLREALGERFDVYSSDAPYLLCDVGDRDVADVIASARDRGVAIRDATTFRGLESHVRVAVKDRAANDELLAALGVQGNRDR
- a CDS encoding adenosylcobinamide amidohydrolase, translated to MTMETTDDSDRERAYEAERRDGVLRVRRSDHDADAEWLSTGWNGGRRTADCAYNVSVPDGWDRTDLEAYVDERLERADFADSGDGDGTAVAGGEDETRDAGGEPPVLLTGVDLEDARGAQCGPVTVYATAGISNPAALPMAPDASTDADADPGPDSDFDSELDPTGTVNLIVGTTRALEPGALANLIAVAAEAKAATLLAATGFPGTTTDAVVVGHDPSGPATSFSGSGTAVGAATRACVRDAVRASLRAHYAGIDQQVPSSVDAATHGVSTDVRASVFRPTPSDGSPGQGN
- a CDS encoding fumarylacetoacetate hydrolase family protein; translation: MRLARLETSDGPVRGRYEDGVVHADDETYAVGEDGDLLPPCEPSALYCVGRNYAETLEQMEYERPEEPDFFIKPPASLLAHEEPIEYPEFTNELTYAGELAAVIDERCHDVSEAEVPDVVRGYTIMNDVDALDQQGRTARKAFDGSGPLGPWLETDLDPRGIDMHTDVAGERRQEANTELMLFDPYEVVSYLSRRFTFRPGDVIAFGSPANPGLVEPGDTVEITYEGVGTLRNTVIEADETA
- a CDS encoding beta-propeller fold lactonase family protein; translation: MASPRDRTATDRRTESDRLDPFASGIDRRRLMRSSAAGASAAVAGCLGDGAAVEREPTVYVFNNGDRTVTVVDAERDEALETVHVDTTASFPANQYGTGADSEYDVLWLNVDGGVAALDAHTLEEVARVETGFEPNYPNLTPDEEHLLVAAGGTTTLDPDPESDGADESDESAAAEDHAIVRIDADRDGDTFGEVTEEIRTGYTGPCDATLDPGGEYAFVPEIAAERLRVVEVDPFETAAEVDVGEPAGDGQVLPFMATASFDGDLLLVENGEGALGPDPEVPREGSESIWDVSTPTEPVELERITRSDGLPATPITSEIGPECETGYLFTPDAEAVTVLDLEDREVDRVLDVGGSAISGAWGPRREKLYVPVQTANRVAVVDHARREVVATIDAGESPTGAVGGMVRPETSADQRLRAALAGLGLEFGEREATACPDGNCYCG
- a CDS encoding YkgJ family cysteine cluster protein codes for the protein MSTEEAPRRVEVYPDREVVVEFDPDLTFECVDDCTWCCHHGVLLYDKDLLELAQRANLAETTTDFRGEKFVTREEKGREDHVAEDGCACAFLREDGLCSLHLEEDWKPTRCSVFPLGVWREDGDLHVDIRDSAHDHCEGLNVSERSVIDNLEAFLPEVLWELENPDSDREL
- a CDS encoding translation initiation factor aIF-1A, encoding MTENSGRRNLRMPNNDEVFAVVTEHLGGNHVQLRCEDGEERLGRIPGRMKYRTWIEQDDIVVAEPWDWQDEKATIEWRYTSQDADQLRREGHID
- a CDS encoding phosphohydrolase, producing MPEVTVSEQLYEKLEEQTDESIEDALWDMMHQTQRGYH